The following coding sequences lie in one Mesorhizobium sp. NZP2298 genomic window:
- a CDS encoding carbohydrate ABC transporter permease, with translation METSTRADTDEGGMGYLQSLPRRVVTVYVPLLVFVIVLLFPFYWMTITAVKPNLEMTDYANFNPFWVVHPTLEHIRYLLFETSYPGWLLNTIIISTAATFLSLLASVFAAYAIERLRFSGARQVGLAVFLAYLVPPSILFIPLSVMVFNLGLYDTPFALILTYPTFLIPFCTWLLMGYFRSIPFELEECALIDGASRWQILTKIVLPLSVPGLISAGIFAFTLSWNEFIYALTFIQSSENKTVPVGVLTELVRSDVYEWGALMAGALIGSLPVVVLYSFFVEHYVSSMTGAVKE, from the coding sequence ATCGAAACGAGCACTCGTGCGGATACAGACGAAGGCGGCATGGGCTACCTTCAGAGTCTGCCGCGCCGCGTTGTGACCGTCTATGTGCCGCTACTGGTATTCGTCATCGTGCTGTTGTTCCCGTTCTACTGGATGACGATCACGGCGGTGAAACCCAATCTCGAGATGACGGATTATGCAAATTTCAACCCATTCTGGGTCGTGCATCCGACGCTTGAGCATATCCGCTATCTTCTCTTCGAGACGTCGTACCCCGGCTGGCTGCTCAACACGATCATCATCTCGACCGCCGCCACGTTCCTGTCGCTGCTTGCGTCGGTGTTTGCGGCCTATGCGATCGAACGCTTGAGGTTTTCCGGCGCGCGCCAGGTCGGTCTGGCGGTCTTCCTGGCCTATCTGGTACCGCCCTCGATCCTGTTCATTCCACTGTCGGTAATGGTGTTCAACCTTGGCCTTTACGACACGCCGTTCGCTCTGATCCTTACCTACCCGACCTTTCTCATCCCGTTCTGCACGTGGCTGTTGATGGGCTACTTCCGCTCGATACCGTTCGAGCTGGAAGAATGCGCGCTTATCGACGGAGCGAGCCGCTGGCAGATCCTCACCAAGATCGTGCTGCCTCTGTCGGTGCCGGGCCTGATTTCCGCGGGCATCTTCGCATTCACCCTGTCGTGGAACGAATTCATCTACGCCTTGACCTTCATCCAGTCCTCCGAGAACAAGACCGTTCCGGTCGGCGTGCTTACCGAGCTGGTGCGCTCGGACGTCTATGAATGGGGAGCGTTGATGGCGGGCGCACTGATCGGCTCCCTGCCGGTGGTGGTGCTTTATTCATTCTTTGTCGAACACTACGTTTCCTCGATGACAGGGGCAGTGAAGGAGTAA
- a CDS encoding tartrate dehydrogenase, with amino-acid sequence MASHKIAVIGGDGIGPEVIEAGVKVLEALTVAEPDLAFDFKRFDWGSNYYRGNGRMMPQDGLDQIKGFDAIYFGSVGDPNVPDDITLWGLRLAICQGFDQYANVRPTRLLPGLTGPLRPDLGKQIDWVIVRENTEGEYAGVGGRAHRGLPIEVGMDVAVFTRTGIERIARFACDLALSRPRKLLTVVTKSNAQRHGMVLWDEVVREVVRDYPGLTVDWMLVDAMTQRMVNRPGSIDTVLATNLHADILSDLAAALGGSLGVGATSNIDPSCRHPSMFEPIHGSAFDIAGKGVANPLGSFWTASLMLDYLGEAAAARRLMVAIEIVTDRGEFLSPDLGGAASTAEVTAAVIGALRAN; translated from the coding sequence ATGGCCTCGCATAAGATCGCTGTCATTGGTGGTGACGGTATTGGACCGGAGGTCATCGAGGCCGGGGTGAAGGTGCTCGAAGCCTTGACGGTTGCCGAACCGGATCTTGCCTTCGATTTCAAGCGCTTCGACTGGGGTTCAAATTACTATCGCGGCAACGGCCGCATGATGCCGCAGGATGGCCTCGATCAGATTAAGGGCTTCGATGCGATCTATTTCGGCTCAGTGGGCGACCCGAATGTCCCCGACGATATCACACTTTGGGGGCTACGCCTTGCCATCTGCCAAGGGTTCGACCAGTACGCCAATGTGCGGCCGACGCGCCTCTTGCCTGGACTGACCGGTCCGCTGCGGCCCGACCTCGGCAAGCAGATCGACTGGGTAATCGTCCGCGAAAACACCGAAGGCGAATATGCCGGCGTTGGCGGTCGCGCCCATCGCGGCCTGCCGATAGAGGTCGGCATGGATGTAGCCGTCTTTACCCGAACCGGGATCGAACGGATCGCCCGCTTTGCCTGTGACCTTGCTCTGTCGCGCCCCCGAAAGCTACTGACCGTCGTCACAAAATCTAATGCACAGCGTCACGGCATGGTGCTCTGGGACGAAGTCGTTCGCGAGGTGGTTCGCGACTACCCCGGTCTGACTGTCGACTGGATGCTAGTCGATGCCATGACCCAGCGAATGGTCAACAGGCCCGGCAGCATCGATACGGTTTTAGCGACCAACCTCCATGCCGACATCCTCTCGGATCTGGCTGCTGCGCTTGGAGGTTCTCTTGGCGTTGGCGCAACATCGAACATCGATCCGTCTTGCCGGCATCCGTCCATGTTCGAACCCATCCACGGTTCGGCGTTCGACATCGCCGGCAAGGGCGTGGCCAATCCGCTTGGATCGTTCTGGACAGCAAGCCTCATGCTTGACTATCTCGGGGAGGCGGCTGCAGCGCGTCGCCTTATGGTGGCGATCGAAATCGTCACCGACCGCGGAGAGTTTCTGAGCCCGGATCTTGGCGGTGCTGCCAGCACGGCAGAGGTTACGGCCGCCGTGATCGGGGCACTTCGCGCCAACTAG
- a CDS encoding SDR family oxidoreductase has translation MSLKGKTLFISGGSRGIGLAIALRAARDGANVTIAAKTAEPHPKLPGTIYTAAEEIEQAGGKALPMLCDIREEAQVAEAVSKTVERFGGIDICVNNASAIQLTGTLETDMKRYDLMHQINTRGTFLVSKMCIPHLKLANNPHILNLAPPLDMKAKWFKNHVAYTMAKFGMSMCTLGMSAEFAKDGIAVNSLWPISTIDTAAVRNLLGGATVAAMSRSPDIMADAAHAIFMRPSREASGNFYIDEEVLRGEGVSDFSVYAPDATGPLAGDFFVPDEVFANSETKVRSIY, from the coding sequence ATGTCGCTCAAGGGAAAGACGCTGTTCATCTCCGGCGGATCGCGCGGCATCGGGCTGGCGATCGCGCTCCGCGCGGCGCGCGACGGCGCCAATGTGACGATCGCGGCCAAGACCGCCGAGCCGCATCCGAAACTGCCTGGCACGATCTACACCGCCGCTGAAGAGATCGAGCAGGCCGGCGGCAAGGCGCTGCCCATGCTGTGCGACATCCGCGAGGAGGCGCAGGTCGCCGAGGCGGTTTCAAAGACCGTCGAAAGATTCGGCGGCATCGACATCTGCGTCAACAACGCCAGCGCCATCCAGCTCACCGGCACGCTGGAGACCGACATGAAGCGCTATGACCTGATGCACCAGATCAACACGCGCGGCACCTTCCTGGTCTCCAAAATGTGCATTCCGCACCTGAAGTTAGCCAACAATCCTCACATCCTGAATCTGGCGCCGCCGCTGGACATGAAGGCCAAGTGGTTCAAGAATCATGTCGCCTACACCATGGCCAAGTTCGGCATGTCGATGTGCACGCTGGGCATGAGCGCCGAATTCGCCAAGGACGGTATCGCGGTCAATTCGCTGTGGCCGATCTCGACCATCGACACGGCGGCGGTGCGCAATCTGCTGGGTGGCGCCACGGTGGCGGCAATGAGCCGGTCGCCCGACATCATGGCCGACGCCGCGCACGCCATCTTCATGCGGCCCTCGCGCGAGGCATCGGGCAATTTCTATATCGACGAAGAGGTGCTGCGCGGCGAGGGCGTCAGCGACTTTTCGGTCTATGCGCCCGATGCGACCGGGCCGCTGGCCGGCGACTTTTTCGTGCCGGACGAGGTGTTTGCGAATTCGGAGACGAAGGTCAGAAGCATTTACTGA
- a CDS encoding ABC transporter ATP-binding protein, giving the protein MASVAIGEVYKSFGTIEILHGVSVDIEDGEFVTLVGPSGCGKSTLLRMIAGLEKISRGQIAIGERVVNNVAPKERDVAMVFQNYALYPHMTVAENMAFSLMLKGVSKTESDVGVRRAAEILGLVPLLARYPRQLSGGQRQRVAMGRAIVRDPAVFLFDEPLSNLDAKLRVQMRAEIKELHQRLKTTTVYVTHDQIEAMTMADKIVVMHDGIVEQIGPPLELYDRPNNLFVASFIGSPAMNLLRGEIATDGSPSFRGAGGISVPLASALSIGNGGPVVLGIRPEHLRLSDHQGIPVTVAVVEPTGSEVQLIGRTAGGEEIVANFRERHSFTPGEIIRLTADPGLIHLFHGETGQRLENAHQTVRTIRRGQ; this is encoded by the coding sequence ATGGCGTCTGTCGCAATTGGCGAAGTCTATAAATCATTCGGGACCATCGAGATTCTCCACGGCGTGAGCGTCGACATAGAAGACGGTGAGTTCGTCACGCTGGTCGGGCCGTCTGGCTGCGGAAAATCGACCCTTCTCAGGATGATCGCGGGCCTCGAAAAGATTTCGCGCGGCCAGATCGCCATTGGTGAGCGTGTTGTCAACAACGTTGCGCCCAAAGAACGCGACGTCGCCATGGTCTTCCAGAACTACGCGCTCTACCCGCACATGACCGTCGCCGAGAACATGGCGTTCTCGCTGATGCTCAAAGGTGTTTCCAAGACAGAGAGCGATGTCGGCGTGCGCCGCGCCGCCGAAATCCTCGGACTGGTGCCGTTGCTTGCGCGCTATCCTCGGCAGCTTTCCGGCGGGCAGCGCCAGCGCGTCGCCATGGGTCGGGCGATCGTGCGCGATCCGGCGGTCTTCCTCTTCGACGAGCCGCTGTCCAACCTGGACGCCAAGCTCAGAGTGCAGATGCGCGCCGAGATCAAGGAACTGCACCAGCGCCTGAAGACCACGACGGTCTATGTCACCCACGACCAGATCGAAGCCATGACCATGGCCGACAAGATCGTGGTCATGCACGACGGCATCGTAGAACAGATCGGGCCGCCGCTGGAACTCTATGACCGGCCAAACAATCTCTTTGTTGCCAGCTTCATCGGCTCGCCGGCCATGAACTTGCTCAGGGGCGAAATCGCCACGGATGGCTCGCCGTCCTTTCGCGGCGCGGGGGGGATTTCAGTCCCGTTGGCCTCGGCACTTTCCATCGGCAATGGCGGGCCAGTGGTGCTGGGAATACGGCCAGAGCATTTGCGGCTGTCCGACCACCAGGGCATTCCGGTCACCGTCGCGGTGGTCGAGCCGACAGGGTCCGAAGTGCAGCTCATCGGCCGGACAGCCGGCGGCGAAGAGATCGTCGCGAATTTCCGGGAACGCCATTCCTTCACGCCGGGCGAAATCATCCGGCTTACAGCCGATCCCGGCCTCATTCATCTCTTTCACGGCGAAACCGGACAGCGATTGGAAAACGCGCACCAGACAGTAAGAACCATACGGCGAGGGCAATAA
- a CDS encoding ABC transporter substrate-binding protein, which translates to MKFTRRDVIRTTAGVAAAGALGSRFAGSSAYAQEGLKYKPEEGAKLRLLRWSPFVQGDEDQWLANTKRFTEATGVQVRIDKESWEDIRPKAAVAANVGSGPDLMFVWFDDPHQYPDKLHDVTELGEYLGSKYGGWHEGPKQYATRGGKFLGLPLATIGNAIVYRESWVKEAGFSEFPKDTAGLLELCKALKAKGHPAGFTHGHGVGDGNNYAHWLLWSHGGQMVDESGKVTINSPETLKAIEYAQELYKTFIPGTESWLDVNNNRAFLAGELSVIANGISAYNTAKINKDKDPKLAEMAKDIRTTNLPIGPVGKSVELFQVTTAVIFDYTPYPNAAKAYLQFMFEDPQMPAWITSSAGYCCQTLKAFDNNPVWTADPNNAAYAKASATLRPNGYAGPLGYASAATMADYVLVDMFAKAVTGQATPQEAMEEAEKRANRYYRV; encoded by the coding sequence ATGAAGTTCACCAGACGCGATGTGATCCGCACCACCGCCGGGGTGGCGGCGGCGGGAGCCTTGGGAAGCCGGTTCGCCGGCTCTTCCGCCTATGCCCAGGAGGGGTTGAAATACAAGCCGGAGGAGGGCGCCAAGCTCAGGCTGCTGCGATGGTCGCCCTTCGTGCAGGGCGACGAGGATCAGTGGCTGGCCAACACCAAGCGGTTCACCGAAGCGACCGGTGTCCAGGTCCGCATCGACAAGGAAAGCTGGGAAGACATCCGCCCGAAGGCGGCGGTTGCCGCCAATGTCGGCTCCGGCCCGGATCTGATGTTCGTCTGGTTCGACGACCCGCACCAGTATCCCGACAAGTTGCATGACGTGACAGAGCTGGGAGAGTATCTGGGCTCGAAATATGGTGGCTGGCACGAGGGACCAAAGCAATACGCGACACGCGGGGGCAAATTCCTCGGCCTGCCTCTGGCCACCATCGGCAATGCCATCGTCTATCGCGAAAGCTGGGTGAAGGAGGCCGGCTTCTCGGAGTTTCCGAAGGACACTGCAGGCTTACTCGAGCTTTGCAAGGCATTGAAGGCGAAGGGGCACCCGGCCGGCTTCACGCACGGCCATGGCGTCGGCGACGGCAACAACTACGCCCACTGGCTGCTGTGGAGCCACGGCGGCCAGATGGTCGACGAGAGCGGCAAGGTGACGATCAACAGCCCCGAGACCCTCAAAGCGATCGAATACGCGCAGGAGCTCTACAAGACCTTCATTCCGGGCACCGAAAGCTGGCTCGACGTGAACAACAACCGTGCCTTCCTGGCCGGCGAGCTGAGCGTCATCGCCAACGGCATTTCCGCCTACAACACAGCCAAGATCAACAAGGACAAGGATCCAAAACTGGCTGAAATGGCCAAGGACATCCGCACCACCAACCTGCCGATCGGGCCGGTCGGAAAATCCGTCGAGCTATTCCAGGTGACCACGGCGGTCATCTTCGACTACACGCCTTACCCCAACGCGGCCAAGGCCTATCTACAGTTCATGTTCGAGGATCCGCAAATGCCGGCCTGGATCACTTCCTCGGCCGGTTACTGCTGCCAGACGCTCAAGGCCTTCGACAACAATCCGGTGTGGACGGCCGATCCGAACAATGCCGCCTACGCCAAGGCCTCGGCGACGCTGCGTCCCAATGGCTATGCCGGGCCGCTCGGCTATGCCTCGGCGGCGACCATGGCCGACTATGTGCTGGTCGACATGTTCGCCAAGGCCGTGACAGGTCAGGCCACACCTCAGGAGGCGATGGAAGAGGCGGAGAAGCGCGCAAATCGCTATTATCGCGTCTGA
- a CDS encoding SIMPL domain-containing protein yields the protein MTRHLLPLALAAAIAFPSMAGAADSPTPARIIVSGEGEATTPPDLALLSLSVMREAKTARAALDANNDAMAAVIAAMKAAGIKDRDLQTAGIQINPRYNFTNKPDGSQEAELVAYQVTNTLAVRVRDIDKTGEILDKAVSLGVNQGGGISFTNDNPDATITEARKKAVANAIAKAKTLAEAAGVSIGRVLEISDQNIAPAPMAINAKAFDAARSAVPTQAGENAYNVQVTVTFELK from the coding sequence ATGACCAGACATCTTTTGCCCCTCGCGCTCGCCGCTGCAATCGCTTTTCCGTCGATGGCTGGAGCCGCCGATTCGCCGACGCCCGCCCGCATCATCGTATCGGGCGAAGGCGAAGCGACCACCCCTCCCGACCTGGCGTTGCTGTCGCTCAGCGTGATGCGCGAGGCCAAGACGGCGCGCGCGGCGCTCGATGCCAACAACGACGCCATGGCCGCCGTGATCGCGGCGATGAAGGCGGCCGGCATCAAGGATCGCGACCTGCAGACCGCCGGCATCCAGATCAATCCGCGCTACAACTTCACCAACAAGCCCGACGGCAGCCAGGAGGCCGAGCTCGTCGCCTACCAGGTCACCAACACGCTGGCGGTACGCGTGCGCGACATCGACAAGACGGGCGAGATCCTCGACAAGGCGGTGTCTCTGGGCGTCAACCAGGGCGGCGGCATCTCCTTCACCAACGACAATCCTGATGCCACCATAACCGAAGCCCGCAAGAAGGCGGTTGCCAATGCCATCGCCAAGGCCAAGACGCTGGCCGAGGCTGCCGGCGTCAGCATCGGCCGGGTGCTGGAAATCTCCGATCAGAACATCGCTCCGGCGCCGATGGCGATCAACGCCAAGGCATTCGACGCGGCCCGGTCGGCGGTGCCGACCCAAGCCGGCGAAAACGCCTACAATGTCCAGGTGACCGTCACCTTCGAGCTGAAATAG
- a CDS encoding carbohydrate ABC transporter permease yields MLPAAALLLVFLTYPLGLGVWLGFTDARIGRPGIFIGLENYEYLWSDAVFWLSVFNTLLYTISASILKFALGLWLALILNQNLPFKSFFRAIVLLPWVVPTVLSAIAFWWIYDAQFSILSWALQQMGLIDHRINFLGDPTNARASVIAANVWRGIPFVAITLLAGLQTIPQSLYEAATLDGASRWQLFRYVTLPLLTPIIAITMTFSVLFTFTDFQLIYVLTRGGPVNATHLMATLSFQRGISGGQLGEGAAIAVAMIPFLLAAILFSYFGLQRRKWQQGGGD; encoded by the coding sequence ATGCTGCCGGCGGCGGCGCTGCTGCTGGTCTTCCTCACCTATCCGCTCGGTCTTGGCGTATGGCTTGGCTTCACCGATGCTCGCATCGGCCGCCCCGGCATCTTCATCGGCCTCGAGAACTACGAATACCTTTGGAGCGACGCCGTCTTCTGGCTCTCCGTCTTCAACACCTTGCTCTACACGATCAGCGCCTCGATCCTAAAATTCGCGCTCGGCCTCTGGCTGGCGCTCATTCTCAATCAAAACCTGCCCTTCAAATCGTTCTTCCGCGCGATCGTCCTGCTGCCGTGGGTGGTGCCAACGGTGCTGTCGGCCATCGCCTTCTGGTGGATCTACGATGCGCAGTTCTCGATCCTGTCATGGGCGCTGCAGCAGATGGGCCTTATCGACCATCGCATCAATTTCCTTGGCGATCCGACGAACGCTCGGGCGTCGGTGATCGCCGCCAATGTCTGGCGCGGCATTCCCTTCGTGGCGATCACACTGCTTGCCGGCCTGCAGACGATTCCGCAGTCGCTCTACGAGGCCGCGACGCTTGACGGTGCCAGCCGCTGGCAATTGTTCCGCTACGTGACGTTGCCGCTGCTCACCCCCATCATCGCCATCACCATGACCTTTTCGGTGCTCTTCACCTTCACCGATTTCCAGCTGATCTATGTGCTCACCCGCGGCGGGCCTGTGAACGCCACCCATCTGATGGCGACGCTGTCGTTTCAGCGCGGCATTTCCGGCGGCCAGCTTGGCGAGGGCGCCGCAATCGCCGTTGCCATGATTCCATTCCTGCTTGCGGCAATCCTGTTCAGCTATTTCGGCCTGCAGCGCCGCAAATGGCAGCAGGGTGGCGGAGACTGA
- a CDS encoding helix-turn-helix transcriptional regulator, with product MEALVGDRTMTDSAASRRLVVLIALGDAARAERLAATLAASDDLLPVVAGGRRADVAIIDDRSGDAVPASVPRVLLGRAGGERPAGEVFAIMPAGADDLLIAAAARLAAAGYRVTGDGGHGRDEDFHTGESGPFEDEPADDHAVRPALSPREAEVLALLAEGAPNKVIARRLNISVHTAKFHVAAILIKLGAANRTDAIAIAMRQGLVLV from the coding sequence ATGGAAGCGCTCGTCGGCGACCGGACCATGACTGACAGCGCCGCCTCGCGGCGGCTGGTGGTGCTGATTGCGCTTGGCGATGCCGCGCGCGCCGAGCGTCTGGCCGCCACGCTTGCCGCCAGCGATGACCTGCTGCCGGTGGTGGCCGGCGGCCGCAGGGCCGACGTCGCCATCATCGACGACAGGAGCGGAGATGCGGTGCCGGCCTCGGTGCCACGGGTGCTGTTGGGGCGTGCGGGCGGCGAGCGGCCCGCCGGCGAGGTGTTTGCCATAATGCCCGCGGGCGCCGACGATCTGCTGATCGCCGCGGCGGCGCGGCTGGCGGCGGCCGGCTATCGCGTTACCGGCGATGGCGGCCACGGACGCGATGAGGACTTCCACACGGGTGAAAGCGGGCCGTTCGAGGATGAGCCGGCCGATGATCACGCCGTTCGCCCGGCACTTTCGCCGCGCGAGGCGGAAGTGCTGGCGCTGCTCGCCGAAGGCGCGCCCAACAAGGTGATCGCGCGGCGGCTCAACATTTCCGTGCACACCGCGAAATTCCACGTCGCCGCGATCCTAATCAAGCTGGGGGCGGCCAACCGCACCGATGCCATCGCGATTGCGATGCGGCAGGGGCTGGTGCTGGTTTAA
- a CDS encoding OmpA family protein, producing MKRQPRILAGTALGLLMASAPLGAFPLQGSAAFDLTQRGGTPLILAQDAPADEGQQSDQEQRRKKKRDQQQTEQAPAEKAAPAAEQAAPAAEEQQPRRKKRDQQQQTEQAPAEQAAPAAEEQQPRKKRRDQQQQTEQAPAEQAAPAAEEQQPRKKKRDQQQQTEQAPAEQAAPAAQEQQPRKKKRDQQQQQTEQAPAGEVPAGQAAPANDNQPAKPGKKHKQDQQKPAEQAPAITPEAAPTPKEAPAGEQPPVQGEQPQDKTKKHGKKPVGEQPANGNQPAAGEQPATGAQPATGEQPANGGKAAPVQGENPVQGEAPADKNAAPLLDSQKDAERKGGGRKHGDKNAQQNGEQQNGGQNAQQGGDQGQKPVVAPVDQGPPPTDDKAAQQEIKPEKLVPVTEEKGKRRDRAPDENIRDRRRPQGVDVLKEIGDRVIIQLGGQTIVQSNDGPRMNRGAKDVYYEDLPQGRTRETVERDNGIRIVTIRNRYGDVIQRSRITPDGREYVLSYVDEQDYQDEGDWRDPGDDLPPMRLTIPRRDYILDSEDVQSPDDYYTFLEQPPVERVQRLYSIDEVKRSARVRDIARRVDLDTLNFEFGSSSISDTEVQKLEGVASAMEKLLKKNPAETFLIEGHTDAVGTPEANLALSDRRAEAVAEALTNAFGIPPENLTTQGYGEEYLKVNTSAPNRENRRVAIRRITSLVAPVASNN from the coding sequence ATGAAACGCCAACCACGGATTCTGGCAGGTACAGCACTTGGCCTGCTGATGGCATCCGCGCCGTTGGGCGCGTTCCCGCTTCAGGGAAGTGCCGCGTTCGACCTCACGCAGCGCGGTGGAACGCCGCTGATCCTGGCCCAGGACGCACCCGCCGACGAGGGACAACAGAGCGACCAGGAGCAGCGGCGCAAGAAGAAGCGCGACCAGCAGCAGACCGAGCAGGCCCCCGCCGAGAAGGCAGCGCCGGCAGCCGAGCAGGCCGCTCCAGCCGCCGAGGAACAGCAGCCGCGCAGGAAGAAGCGCGACCAGCAGCAACAGACCGAGCAGGCGCCGGCCGAGCAGGCCGCACCGGCAGCCGAGGAACAGCAGCCGCGCAAGAAGAGGCGCGACCAGCAGCAGCAGACCGAGCAGGCGCCGGCCGAACAGGCCGCACCGGCAGCCGAGGAACAGCAGCCGCGCAAGAAGAAGCGCGACCAGCAACAGCAGACCGAGCAGGCACCGGCCGAACAGGCAGCCCCTGCCGCCCAAGAGCAGCAGCCGCGCAAGAAGAAGCGCGACCAGCAGCAACAGCAGACCGAGCAGGCACCGGCCGGCGAGGTCCCGGCTGGCCAGGCTGCACCCGCCAACGACAATCAGCCGGCCAAGCCGGGCAAGAAACACAAGCAGGATCAGCAGAAGCCGGCCGAGCAGGCCCCGGCGATAACGCCGGAAGCCGCCCCGACGCCGAAGGAAGCTCCTGCCGGCGAACAGCCGCCGGTCCAGGGAGAACAGCCCCAGGACAAGACCAAGAAGCACGGCAAGAAGCCGGTGGGTGAACAGCCCGCGAATGGCAACCAACCGGCCGCGGGCGAGCAACCGGCCACGGGCGCGCAGCCCGCGACCGGCGAACAGCCGGCCAATGGCGGCAAGGCCGCGCCTGTCCAAGGCGAAAATCCCGTACAGGGCGAAGCTCCCGCCGACAAGAACGCTGCCCCCCTCCTCGACAGCCAGAAGGACGCCGAACGCAAGGGCGGCGGCCGCAAGCATGGCGACAAGAACGCCCAGCAGAATGGCGAGCAGCAGAATGGTGGCCAGAACGCCCAGCAAGGCGGCGATCAGGGGCAGAAGCCGGTGGTTGCTCCCGTCGACCAGGGTCCGCCTCCAACCGACGACAAGGCAGCCCAGCAGGAGATCAAGCCCGAAAAGCTTGTCCCGGTGACGGAAGAGAAGGGCAAACGCCGGGACCGCGCGCCCGATGAGAACATCCGCGACCGCCGCCGCCCCCAGGGCGTCGACGTGCTCAAGGAGATCGGCGACCGCGTCATCATCCAGCTCGGCGGCCAGACGATCGTCCAGAGCAATGACGGTCCGCGCATGAATCGTGGTGCCAAGGACGTCTACTACGAGGACCTGCCGCAGGGCCGTACACGCGAGACGGTCGAGCGCGACAACGGCATCCGGATCGTCACCATCCGCAACCGCTATGGCGATGTCATCCAGCGTTCACGCATCACGCCTGACGGGCGCGAATATGTGCTGAGCTATGTCGACGAGCAGGACTATCAGGACGAGGGAGACTGGCGCGATCCCGGCGATGACCTGCCGCCGATGCGGCTGACCATCCCGCGCCGTGACTACATCCTCGATTCCGAGGACGTCCAAAGCCCTGACGACTATTACACCTTCCTCGAACAGCCGCCGGTGGAAAGGGTCCAGCGCCTCTATTCGATCGACGAGGTCAAGCGTTCGGCCCGTGTACGCGACATCGCGCGCCGCGTCGACCTCGACACCCTGAACTTCGAATTCGGCTCGTCCTCGATCTCCGACACCGAGGTGCAGAAGCTTGAGGGTGTCGCCAGCGCCATGGAGAAGCTGCTGAAGAAGAACCCGGCCGAGACCTTCCTGATCGAAGGCCACACCGACGCCGTCGGCACGCCGGAGGCAAACCTTGCTCTGTCCGACCGCCGCGCCGAAGCAGTTGCCGAAGCGCTGACCAATGCCTTCGGCATCCCGCCGGAGAACCTGACGACGCAGGGCTATGGCGAGGAGTATCTGAAGGTAAACACCTCTGCGCCCAACCGTGAGAACCGGCGTGTCGCCATCCGCCGTATCACGTCGCTGGTAGCACCCGTTGCCAGCAACAATTAG
- a CDS encoding YcgN family cysteine cluster protein has translation METPFWKTKTLEAMSPAEWESLCDGCGKCCLSKLEDEDTAEIYWTSVGCRLFDAQSCRCADYSNRLARVPDCVGLTPQNVRTISWLPSTCAYRLVAEGRDLYWWHRLVSGSAETVHEAGISMRGRVKASETELAEPEDYFDYILDDEP, from the coding sequence ATGGAAACGCCATTCTGGAAAACAAAGACGCTGGAAGCGATGAGCCCGGCCGAGTGGGAATCGCTGTGCGACGGCTGCGGCAAATGCTGCCTGTCGAAGCTCGAGGACGAGGATACGGCCGAAATCTATTGGACAAGTGTCGGCTGCCGGCTGTTCGATGCGCAGAGCTGTCGCTGCGCCGACTATTCCAACCGGCTTGCGCGCGTTCCTGATTGCGTCGGCCTGACGCCGCAGAATGTGCGCACCATCAGCTGGCTGCCCAGCACCTGCGCCTACCGGCTGGTGGCCGAGGGCCGCGACCTCTATTGGTGGCACCGGCTAGTGTCGGGCAGTGCCGAGACCGTGCACGAGGCCGGTATCTCGATGCGCGGCCGGGTCAAGGCGAGCGAGACCGAACTGGCCGAGCCCGAGGATTATTTTGACTATATACTCGACGACGAGCCTTGA
- a CDS encoding TIGR00645 family protein, whose product MKRLELAIESIILASRWLLVAFYIGLGLALAVYALSFAKKLYEFITMVFLLGDTDTILKMLGLIDAALVASLVVMVIISGYENFVSRFDNPDGSGVHWLGTIDVGSLKVKVASTIVAISSIHLLQVFLNSSSYSTDQLMWLTIIHLTFVVSALMLAYIDRLMGLSKGKKDEV is encoded by the coding sequence ATGAAGCGTCTCGAACTCGCCATCGAATCCATCATCCTCGCCTCGCGCTGGCTTCTGGTCGCCTTCTATATCGGTCTTGGCCTGGCATTGGCTGTCTATGCGCTGTCGTTCGCCAAGAAACTCTACGAGTTCATCACCATGGTGTTCCTGCTCGGCGACACCGACACAATCCTGAAGATGCTCGGCCTGATCGATGCGGCGCTCGTCGCCTCGCTGGTGGTGATGGTCATCATCTCGGGCTACGAGAACTTCGTCAGCCGCTTCGACAACCCGGATGGCAGCGGCGTGCATTGGCTGGGCACGATCGATGTCGGATCGCTGAAGGTCAAGGTCGCCTCGACCATCGTCGCCATCTCCTCCATCCACCTCCTGCAGGTCTTCCTCAACTCGTCCTCCTATTCGACCGACCAGCTGATGTGGCTGACCATCATCCACCTCACCTTTGTCGTCTCGGCACTGATGCTGGCCTATATCGACAGGCTGATGGGCCTGAGCAAAGGCAAGAAAGACGAGGTGTGA